TGATGTGTTGATGGCTTTTTATGAGCCGGGAAAACAAAAATCCCTCTCTGCGCGCAGAAAGGGAGTCCAACTCAAATTACGGCTTATTTCCCCATCTGCAAGGATTTAGCACCACGCTCTTCTTTCAGTGCAGGTTGCTGAGACGTCACCGGGCCTTTCCCTCGATCTCTCTTGATGGTTTATTCTGTTTGTCTTTCAATTTCCGAGGTTATTATAGCATTTTTTGTGGTTTATGGCAAGGATTTTTTGATTTTTTCTGTTCGATCGGAATAGCGGAAGTTTTTAAGGGCTTTCCGGAGCAATCTGTGAAATTTTTCTGTGGAATTGACAAAAATCCCTTGGCGTGATAAGATTAGAGTGTACCGGATCGGCTTGCAAAATGGGTAAGGCAGGCTTTTTTTTGGAAAATCATAATTTGGTCATATGCCAAACTTGCCATGCTTGCATGTAAAAACAGCGGATTCACGGTTTTGGAGCATTTTGCTGATGCCAGCAAAACGATTGTGATGCCGAAAATCGAGGAGGAATAGCCATGCAGGATTTATTTATCACGAAGATTCACGTCGACAAGGTTCGCAATATCAAGAACCTTGGCATAGAATTGTCCGAGACAGAGCGCAAGCACTTGATACTGACTGGCAAAAACGGCAGCGGCAAGACAAGCCTGCTTGAGGCCATAAGGGATCGGCTCAAAAAGGCAATAAATTACGGGAGGAATGGAGAAAAACTCCAGCTGTCACAATATAGCGACAGCGCAAAAATTGGCGTTGGCTTTGAGCCTGACGTGTCGGTTTCCGATTGGGCAAAAGTTATCGCTGTTTATATTCCCGCTCGCACTTTCAGAGTACCCGAGATCACCCCTCCAAAAACTTTGGAAGTCTATGATGTTACCGCAAAACCGCCTTTAGACAAGCCCATGGTTGCAGAAATCTATAAATACTTGAACAATCTGAAACTGCAAGCGGCATACCCGCGTTCACAACAGGAAAAAGAGATTATTGAGAAATGGTTCAGCAATTTTGTGGAGATTCTTCGTGAGATCTACGCTTGCAACGAGTTAGAACTACTCTACGATGCCGGAAAAAAAGACTTCATCATAAGTATGCCGGGACTTGATCCCTTTGCCCTGAATCAGATGTCTGACGGCTATGCGGCATACCTCAATATTTTTATGGAGTTGCTCCTCAGAATTGACGACGGCAGCGGCGTGGTCGACTTTTCCGCTCCCGCAATCGTCCTTATCGACGAAATTGAGACGCACCTGCATGTTGAATTGCAGAAACGGGCTTTACCGTTCCTGACCAAAATGTTCCCCAACGTGCAATTTATCGTCGCGACCCATTCGCCCTTCGTAATTACATCAATCGATAACGCGGTGGTGTTCGATCTGGAGAAAGCCGCTGCATTACAATCCTTGGGGCAGGACACCAACGGGGCACGACTTGACAGCAGCGACAGTCCCTTGACAAGCTACTCATACGAAGACATCGTAGAGGGATTTTACGATATCAGCGGATATTCCACGACTTTCGAGCGTGAGTTTGCCCGATA
The sequence above is drawn from the Fusobacteriaceae bacterium genome and encodes:
- a CDS encoding AAA family ATPase, translating into MQDLFITKIHVDKVRNIKNLGIELSETERKHLILTGKNGSGKTSLLEAIRDRLKKAINYGRNGEKLQLSQYSDSAKIGVGFEPDVSVSDWAKVIAVYIPARTFRVPEITPPKTLEVYDVTAKPPLDKPMVAEIYKYLNNLKLQAAYPRSQQEKEIIEKWFSNFVEILREIYACNELELLYDAGKKDFIISMPGLDPFALNQMSDGYAAYLNIFMELLLRIDDGSGVVDFSAPAIVLIDEIETHLHVELQKRALPFLTKMFPNVQFIVATHSPFVITSIDNAVVFDLEKAAALQSLGQDTNGARLDSSDSPLTSYSYEDIVEGFYDISGYSTTFEREFARYKELCHKGRLTPDEKTERAKLKVKLSLIPASAKTLAYQIAQFEKEGDVNGQD